In one Methanobacterium formicicum genomic region, the following are encoded:
- a CDS encoding CBS domain-containing protein → MQIKDIMSKEIHYIQVPGNRSGALELMRENNVSGLPVVKKGTKKLAGILTRTDLVENPDEEQIALIMTREMITVGPDDDIKDAAQKMVRNDIRRVPVVDGEELVGLVTASDIVNKALWKMDLTDPAENYILRNVPTTWERTPLNVAFAIMRYFNLKVLLALNNEGKPSGILTETDFLDESEVVSEQTVHNTSVGTEGDKWSWDSKNVLYVIKNHLQFSDKEVRDVATSDLAIVTTKTPVKDCANKMRQRNIEQLPVIDVEGDLVGLVRASDLIKSIIE, encoded by the coding sequence ATGCAGATAAAGGACATAATGTCAAAGGAAATACACTACATTCAAGTACCTGGAAACCGTTCCGGTGCTCTGGAACTCATGCGAGAAAATAATGTATCAGGTTTGCCAGTGGTAAAAAAAGGAACCAAAAAACTGGCAGGTATACTCACCAGAACCGATCTGGTAGAAAATCCCGATGAAGAACAGATTGCTCTGATAATGACCCGGGAAATGATAACTGTAGGTCCTGATGACGATATAAAAGACGCAGCACAAAAAATGGTCCGGAATGATATTAGGAGAGTGCCAGTAGTGGATGGTGAAGAGTTAGTGGGCCTAGTCACTGCCTCCGACATAGTAAACAAAGCACTGTGGAAGATGGACTTAACCGACCCTGCTGAAAACTACATACTCCGCAATGTTCCCACTACCTGGGAAAGAACCCCCCTCAATGTTGCCTTTGCTATCATGCGTTATTTTAACCTTAAGGTTCTATTAGCCCTTAACAATGAAGGCAAACCATCTGGAATACTAACTGAAACCGATTTTTTGGATGAAAGTGAAGTGGTATCGGAACAAACCGTACACAACACTTCCGTAGGAACTGAAGGAGATAAATGGTCCTGGGATAGTAAAAATGTCCTCTACGTGATTAAAAATCATTTACAGTTCTCTGACAAGGAAGTGCGCGATGTTGCTACCAGTGACCTGGCCATAGTAACCACCAAAACCCCAGTTAAGGACTGCGCCAATAAGATGAGACAAAGAAACATCGAACAACTACCAGTAATTGATGTAGAAGGGGATCTGGTAGGGCTGGTTCGAGCCAGTGACTTAATCAAATCAATCATTGAGTAA
- a CDS encoding universal stress protein, whose translation MYNKILLPTDGSKFAEKAAEHAIWIASKSGAEIIVLNVIETSSLVGLPAEDLIVRIKEMLKEEGRRSLERISEMVTEEEKELKIEDIKVTLKTEEGSPAEAILKTVEKEDVDLVVMGTSGKHGLDRFLLGSVTEKVVRSAKCPVLAVH comes from the coding sequence ATGTACAACAAAATATTACTACCTACCGATGGTTCAAAATTCGCTGAAAAGGCAGCCGAGCATGCCATCTGGATAGCAAGCAAAAGTGGTGCTGAAATTATCGTCTTAAATGTAATAGAAACCTCATCACTTGTAGGTCTCCCTGCAGAAGACCTCATTGTAAGAATCAAAGAAATGCTCAAGGAAGAAGGACGCAGGTCCCTGGAAAGAATTTCAGAAATGGTTACTGAAGAAGAAAAGGAACTTAAAATAGAAGATATTAAAGTAACCCTTAAAACTGAGGAAGGATCCCCTGCGGAGGCCATCCTGAAAACTGTGGAAAAAGAAGATGTGGATCTGGTGGTAATGGGCACCTCTGGAAAACACGGCTTAGACCGATTTTTACTGGGTAGTGTAACTGAAAAAGTAGTTAGATCAGCGAAATGCCCTGTTTTAGCAGTTCATTAA
- a CDS encoding amidohydrolase family protein, which produces MFNIKNGLVLYGPEMEPTKANILIEDNSIVEVSPHANGGKEIDASGCIVSPSLINSHVHLGDSVVKDIGDGKSIADIVKPPHGLKHRLLARAQPPDVINSMKSSLQEMLDTGTTTMVDFREGGVNGIQLLEKAGEDIPLRKVTLGRHDGFLQPFSLPLSKEGKLEIVGYTEEILESSAGVGLSGFGELEEEVVKIITQTCHRRGKLAAIHAAEYREVQENSLSTTGKTEVQRALETGFDLLIHVTSPLNRDLDLLKENDKSVVCCPRSNGSLSVGIPPMKEMWEKGINLLLGTDNLMFNSPNMFREMEYALKVTRGLYREYFPPVEILKMATVNAGPALGLNIGCIEEGMLADIMITQQLSENPILSLINRTESKNIIGLMTDGKLVYLR; this is translated from the coding sequence ATGTTTAACATCAAAAATGGCCTGGTACTTTACGGCCCTGAAATGGAGCCAACTAAGGCTAACATCCTCATTGAAGACAATTCTATAGTGGAAGTTTCTCCCCATGCAAATGGAGGCAAGGAGATAGATGCCAGCGGCTGTATTGTATCCCCTTCACTGATAAACAGCCACGTGCACTTGGGAGACTCTGTGGTAAAGGATATTGGTGATGGAAAGTCCATTGCCGATATTGTAAAACCACCCCACGGCCTGAAACACCGCCTGCTTGCCAGAGCCCAACCCCCGGATGTCATTAACTCCATGAAAAGTTCCCTTCAGGAGATGCTGGATACCGGAACCACCACCATGGTTGATTTCCGGGAAGGCGGAGTTAATGGAATCCAATTGCTGGAGAAAGCTGGTGAAGATATACCCCTGCGTAAGGTAACCCTGGGACGTCATGATGGATTCCTACAGCCTTTTTCTCTGCCCCTGAGTAAGGAGGGAAAACTGGAAATAGTAGGATACACCGAAGAAATCCTGGAATCATCAGCAGGAGTAGGACTGAGTGGATTTGGCGAACTGGAAGAAGAAGTGGTGAAAATAATCACCCAGACCTGTCACCGCAGAGGTAAACTGGCAGCAATTCATGCTGCAGAATATAGGGAAGTTCAAGAGAACTCCCTGTCCACTACTGGTAAAACTGAGGTGCAAAGGGCTTTAGAAACCGGTTTTGACCTTCTGATCCATGTTACATCCCCCCTGAACCGGGATCTGGATCTTTTAAAGGAGAATGATAAGTCGGTGGTTTGCTGTCCCCGTTCCAATGGCTCTCTCTCCGTGGGAATACCCCCAATGAAGGAAATGTGGGAGAAGGGAATCAACCTCCTTCTGGGAACAGATAACCTGATGTTCAATTCACCTAACATGTTTCGAGAGATGGAGTACGCTTTAAAAGTCACCAGGGGCCTTTATCGGGAATATTTCCCTCCAGTGGAGATCCTGAAAATGGCCACAGTTAATGCCGGCCCTGCTCTGGGTCTTAACATTGGCTGTATTGAGGAGGGTATGCTGGCTGATATCATGATAACCCAACAGTTATCCGAAAACCCCATACTGTCCCTGATTAACCGCACTGAATCGAAAAACATAATAGGTCTCATGACAGATGGTAAGTTAGTATACCTTAGGTGA